The nucleotide window GATAATTCCCTTCTTAATCTGCAGCAAATCGATGATGGCCAGGTGTTCCCTGGTCTGGGGCATCACGCCCTCGTCGGCGGCGACGACCAGCATTACCAGGTCCATGCCGCCAACGCCGGCCAGCATTTGGCGAATAAAACGTTCATGACCGGGCACATCTACCAGTCCTAGCAGGCGGCCGCTCGGTAAACGCAGGGGGGCAAACCCCAGCTCAATGGATATGCCCCTTTCCTTCTCTTCCTTGAGCCTGTCGGTATCTACGCCTGTTAAGGCCTTTACCAGAACGGTTTTCCCATGGTCGACATGGCCCGCAGTTCCGACGATAATGTACTCCACAGACAGCTCCCCTCATGCATTATTACTTTCCCCGTCAGGCAAGCCGACAAGATCAAAGGCCTGCACCAGGGCCGCGGCCAGTTCCCTGTTTTCCCCCGGCAAAAGGGTGCGGACATCTAGAATTAAGGCGTCTTCCTGAATCCGCACTAGCACCGCAGGCTCAGTCCGCCGCAGGCGGTGGGCCAGCTCTGTAGTCTCCACTTTCTCCGGCATAACGGCTACACCCCAGGAAGGCAACTCAGCTAACGGTAATGCTCCCCCTCCCGCCTGGGAGGTAATGGATTTTACTTCTACCCTGGCCCGGGATGCCAAAACTCTTGCCAGGAGCTCACACAGGTGCTCGGCCTTTTTTTGCAGCTCCTCCGGCGTCATGGTCAGAGCGGCGAGGGTGGGAATTTCCTTTACGGCCCTTTCAGGATAACGATAGGCCAAAAGGGTGGCCTCGAGGGCGGCAAGGGTGAGTTTATCGACCCGCAGGGCGCGGGTTAAAGGGTGACGGGCTATGGCCGCTATTAGCTCCTGCCGCCCCACAATGATTCCGGCCTGGGGCCCACCTAAAAGTTTATCGCCGCTAAAGGTTAACAAATCCACTCCCTGCCTGACTTCATCCTGAACCGTCGGTTCCCCTTGAAGACCATAGCTTTCCAGGTTCAAGAGTACGCCGCTGCCCAGGTCTTCCATTACGGGAATCTGATAGCGGCGACCAAGGGCCACCAGCTCCTTCGTCGTGACCTCGTGGGTAAAACCCCGGATACGATAATTGCTGGGGTGAACCTTTAGCAGCAGGGCCGTTTCCGGTCCTATGGCCGCTTCATAATCCTTAAGGTATGTTTTATTAGTCGTCCCTACTTCCACCAGCCGGGTGCCGCTCTGGGCCATAACTTCCGGGACCCTGAAGGAACCGCCGATTTCGACCAGCTGGCCGCGGGAAATAATCGTTTCCCTCCCGGCGGCAAGGGCGGAAAGGCTTAAAAAAACGGCACCGGCGTTGTTGTTGACCACCAGGGCTCCTTCGGCGCCTGTCAGCTCCCGGAGCAATGTGGAGACATGCTCGTAGCGATTGCCGCGGTGTCCCGTTGCTAGATCGAACTCTAAATTGGTATAGCGCCTGGCCGCCGTATAGGCTGCCATAGCGGCGGCTTCGCTTAAAATCGCCCGTCCTAGGTTGGTATGTAATACTGTGCCCGTAGCATTTATGACGGGGCGCAGACTTCCCCGCCTGTCGCTTATATATTTGTCCCTTATCTCCCGGGCCAGTTCATCTGTTGCCGGCGGCTCCATCCCCGCCCGTATACGGTTCCGCCAGGCCGTCAAAACCTCGCGGGTGCATTTAACCGCCAGCTTATGGTCAGCCAAGGCCAGATCCTTAAGGGAGGGGTGCTGCAATATTTGGTCCACCGCCGGCAGCTGCCTTAGACGTTTTTGGAGCTGATCCATAATTTTCTCCTCCTCCAGTTATAATCCTCGCCTGCCGGTTAAAAAATATACATCAAGAAAATTTTATAGAGGAGGTCGTCCTATGAGTATCGGGCCCTGGCGCCCCTTCAGCGAGTTGGCCGATTTCCGTGAGGCCATGCTGCGCAACTTCTTTACCGGCCCCTGGGAAATCGGCCCCCGTTTCGATATTTACCAAAACGATAGGGAAGTAGTGGCCACCGCAGAACTGCCGGGCCTTACTTCCCGTGACGACGTCGAAATCACCGCTACCGAAGACACCCTTACCGTGAGGGGTGAAATACGCCGCAGCGAAGAAACCGATGAACGTGACTACCATCGAACCGAACGTTTTTACGGCACATTTGCCCGTACCCTTAGCCTTCCGGCCAGGGTAGAGCCGGAAAAAGCAACGGCAACATACAAAAACGGCATCCTGGAAATCCGTCTCCCCAAAGGGGATAACCAGCGGCAACGGCGTATACCCATCAGTCTCCACTAACGTTTAAGGAAGTTGAGTTTTTCCGGCCTGGTTAAGGGGGCACCGATGGCCGAACCCTCGGGTAAATATTCCCTCTTTTGCCCTTCTATAAGCAATTGCACCCTGTTGATACCGGGAAACTGGGTCAGGGTGAAAAGGAGGGAATTGAGGAGGGCGGTTTCGGCCGCGCTGCCCCCGCCGTAGGCCGTAACTTCTTTGCTCAAATCTACGGTGGCCAATCCATCGGCGATGCTGAAATTCAATAACCTGGTACCGGGCCAAACGGTACGCACCAGGTTACTGTCGGCCGGCGGCCCGGCCAGCAGGGCCAAAACCGCCGCCCTGGGCAGGTCGCCCGCCGTGGCACCGGACGGTAAGGGTACCGTGACCGGCACCAAAAAATTGGCTTTGGCGTCGCTAAAGTATACCTGCACACCCTCCTGTCCGTTCTTTATCAGGCTGTTGATTGTTTCCGGACGGGCAAGGGGCGTATTGAGTTTTAAGCCGGCCAACTCCGTAACGGCCTGCCCTTCGACTAGAATATTGACGTATTTAACGTTCTCTATGTTTGTCAGAGTTAAAACCAGGGCCTTAACTGCCTTTTCCGCCTGTTCTTTATTTTGTACAGCCAGCAGTTCCTTGGTGAGGTCGACGTAAACCGTATTGAGATCATCCAAAACATAAATATCCCGCAGTTTAACTCCCTCGGGCATAACTCCCTTTAAACCATCCACCTG belongs to Moorella humiferrea and includes:
- the selA gene encoding L-seryl-tRNA(Sec) selenium transferase; translation: MDQLQKRLRQLPAVDQILQHPSLKDLALADHKLAVKCTREVLTAWRNRIRAGMEPPATDELAREIRDKYISDRRGSLRPVINATGTVLHTNLGRAILSEAAAMAAYTAARRYTNLEFDLATGHRGNRYEHVSTLLRELTGAEGALVVNNNAGAVFLSLSALAAGRETIISRGQLVEIGGSFRVPEVMAQSGTRLVEVGTTNKTYLKDYEAAIGPETALLLKVHPSNYRIRGFTHEVTTKELVALGRRYQIPVMEDLGSGVLLNLESYGLQGEPTVQDEVRQGVDLLTFSGDKLLGGPQAGIIVGRQELIAAIARHPLTRALRVDKLTLAALEATLLAYRYPERAVKEIPTLAALTMTPEELQKKAEHLCELLARVLASRARVEVKSITSQAGGGALPLAELPSWGVAVMPEKVETTELAHRLRRTEPAVLVRIQEDALILDVRTLLPGENRELAAALVQAFDLVGLPDGESNNA
- a CDS encoding Hsp20/alpha crystallin family protein — translated: MSIGPWRPFSELADFREAMLRNFFTGPWEIGPRFDIYQNDREVVATAELPGLTSRDDVEITATEDTLTVRGEIRRSEETDERDYHRTERFYGTFARTLSLPARVEPEKATATYKNGILEIRLPKGDNQRQRRIPISLH
- a CDS encoding GerMN domain-containing protein → MSNKVRQPLLLTRELGQVLVYYLTEDGTYLVPVTITFTPTREVAKTAVEKLLAGPQVDGLKGVMPEGVKLRDIYVLDDLNTVYVDLTKELLAVQNKEQAEKAVKALVLTLTNIENVKYVNILVEGQAVTELAGLKLNTPLARPETINSLIKNGQEGVQVYFSDAKANFLVPVTVPLPSGATAGDLPRAAVLALLAGPPADSNLVRTVWPGTRLLNFSIADGLATVDLSKEVTAYGGGSAAETALLNSLLFTLTQFPGINRVQLLIEGQKREYLPEGSAIGAPLTRPEKLNFLKR